The candidate division KSB1 bacterium genome segment TTACTTCCAAACCAAAAGAAGAAGCCCAGATGGAGCTTATTCCGGAATTACAGGACAAAGGGCTGGTTTATAGCAGCCCAATTGTGGGACTCAGGCAACTGTTTAACCTGCACACCAATTTACGGCCCTGTAAAGCGTTTGCGGGTAATCCTTTGAATTATCGTGACGGTATTGACCTGGTCGTATTCAGAGAAAATACCGAAGATCTTTATGTTGGAATCGAATATCATCCACTGCCTGCGGAATTAATGGAAGTTTTAAATACGACACACCCTAAAATGAAAAGGTTTGCCGACGTTCCATTAGAAGATATTGCCATTTCTTTGAGACTGTTGACTCGAAAAGGATGTCAAAGTATCGCCCGGCAAGCATTTAATTATGCAAAAAAACATGGTTACAAGACAGTAACAGTCGTAGAAAAACCAAATGTGGTGCGCGAAACCAGCGGATTGATGGTGCGCGAAACCCGCAAGATTGCGAAAGATTTTCCCGGCATTGATTTGTGGGAGGCAAATATCGATGCGATGACAATGTGGCTGGTTAAGAATCCGCAGGATTATGGTATTCTGTTATCTACCAACATGTTCGGCGATATCATATCCGATCTCAGCGCTCAACTTGTGGGTGGGTTAGGATTTGCCAGCAGCGGAAATATTGGCGATAACTATGCCGTGTTTGAACCGACTCATGGCTCGGCACCCAAATACGCAGGTCAGTATAAAGTCAATCCTATGGCAATGTTACTGACAACTAAGTTGATGTTTGATTACCTGGGTGAAAAGCAACACGCTGAGGTATTGGAAAAAGCGATCGGCAGAGTGATTCAGGAAGGTAAAGTTAGAACTTATGATATGGGCGGTAACAACAGTACAATGGAAGTCGCTGAAGCAGTAGCTAATTATTTGTAGTAGCACCCTGAGCGATCAGTAGAGTGATTCGGGAAGTGAAGTTAGAACTTATGATATGGGCGGTGACAATACCACAATGGAGGTCGCTGAAGCAGTAGCTAATTATTTGTAGTAGCACCCTGAGCGATCAGTAGAGTGATTCGGAAAGGTGAAGTTAGAACTTATGATATGGGCGGTGACAACAGCACAATGGAGTTCGCTGAAGCTAGTAGCTAATTATTTGTAGTAGCACCCTGAGCGGAGTCGAAGGGTGTTGATGCGAAAAAGGTAAGGGTTATCAATGGACACAATTTCAAGAAAATGGGCTCAATTCACAACGAAATTACAATATGAAGATTTGCCGAAAAATGTAGTCGATGAAGTAAAGCGATTCTTATTTGATACCATTGGTTGTGCTTTGGGCGGTTACAAAGTTGAAGATGCTGAAATATTTATCGAAGTGCTAAAAGAATCAGGGGGAACGCCGGAAGCCACTGTCATTGGTTCCGGAGATAAGACTTCGGCGTTCAATGCCACCTTAGCCAATAGCTTAATGGTTCGGGCAATGGATTATAACGATATTTACTGGAAAGAAGACCCGAGCCATCCGAGTGATATTATTCCGGCGGCCTTGTCTCCCGGTGAAGTTCAAAAATCTACCGGCAAAGAAATCATAACAGCCATCGTCCTGGCTTATGAATTTGAGCAGCGATTATGCGAATTTGCAAAACCGGGCATTCGGGAAAGAAAATGGCACCATGCAACCCTTACGCAATTTGTTTCACCGCTGGTTGCCGGTCGAATTTATGGACTTTCTGAAAATCAAATTGTCAATGCGATTGGCATTTCGGCGTGTCACAATTTTACTCCGGGCGTCGTTGCTGCCGGCCATCTCACAATGATGAAAAATACGGTGGATCCCCTGGCGGTACAATCCGGTGTTTTGGCTGCCCAATTAGCAGCAAAAGGCTACGTTGGTCCGGAAGCGATCTTTGAAGGCAAGGAAGGTTTTGTCGATACTTTCGGCGGTGAATTCGATCTGGATATTTTGGTCGATGGCCTGGGTAACAGCTATCGAATTCTTGAATGTTCCATGAAAGCCTTTCCTGTCGAAGCATTGTCACATGCCCCGATTTCCGCAACTTTATCCTTGATGCGGGATAATCAATTGCAGCATTCGGACGTCGAAAAAGTAATTGTCAAAGTAACCCATCGTGCCAAGGACATCCTTGCCGATCCGACAAAATACAATCCAACCAGCAAGGAAACAGCCGACCACAGTCTGCCATATGTGATCTCCGCAGCGGTGGTTTCGGGTAAAATTACGCCGGAAGAATTTAGTAAAGCCAAAATTATGGATCCGGATATTCGTGCTATGCTGCCCAAAATTGAGGTTGTAGCTGATGAGAAAATCGAGAGTGTATTCCCTCGTTTAAAAGCGGCGGATGTTGAAATTCAACTCAAGAATGGCAAATCATTTACCAAATGGATTGATTATCCAAAAGGCGACTACCGAGCGCCCATGTCCGAAGAAGAACTATTGACCAAATTTCACAGCCTGGCTGATCCGGTTATGACGAGAAATTGCCAGGAAAAGATTGGCGAAATGATCTGGAATTTAGAAACTGTGCCGGATATTGGCCAGTTGATGACAAATCTTAAATCTGATGTAGCTGAATAAAAAGCACGTTAAATATACAACGGATACTCCGGACATATTATTTGAAAATATAAATTTCGGGCATTAAATTCTATTTTAAACGATTGATTATTTATTAACCTTTGAATACAATCGAACTTTTGCGATCTCGCCAATGAGACGGCTGTGAACCGAATAAATATTGTGGCTTACCCGAATGGTGCTGCTGGGACCAACTTTGATCTCCATGTTTTTACGGCAATCCAGACGAGAATTGGGTAAACGATGCAAAACAGTCAATTCCTCTTCAATCGGTCTCTTCATCGCTCAGATTGCGATATGAAAAAGATGAAGATGCAACCTATTTCGGCAATAGCAAGCCCTCAGAGTCGAAAAAACGTCTGGCAGACATTGCGCAAAACATGTACGAGCTCATCTGCCAATTCAAAGGCCATACAGCCGTCAACTCACTGTATAGCTATAGATAGTTTTTCTATTTTTAAAATCTGCAAATATCATGAATGAATAAAATAACCAGATTAATAATTAGGAGAGACTTTCGATAACGACGTAGATTCTCTGATTCTTGGTTTATGCTTAGATCTGTCACCTTATCGATTGAAATATTTTATACAAATATAGAAATTAAGCTAAATACAAAAACACTTATTAAGATTTATTTACTCTTTTTTCCCCGGCCTTAGGCCTCGGTGGTGTGATCATGATATGTGCCCGGTAAGTGCCGGCATCCATCAGCCAGGGCATACCCGGTCCGGTAGGTTTGGTAGAGAGACCAGTTGTCTCGGTTGTTGCAAAAGGGATATAAACCACAGAGCGGGGGAATGCATCATTTACTTTACCTGCAACTGGATCATATTTTCCATTCTTTCCGGAAAGGACATAAAGCGTAGAGGGTCCTGCAGGCATTTTTAGAGTACCTTCCTTTACTTCAGTCCCACGGATTTTGAGTATTTCTTTGGAACCTTTACCTTCGGCCCTGAGCTCTCGTCCCCGTGCCATCAAAGGTTCAAGCGCTTTGTGGTAGCAGGCAACACTAAAACCATCACGATTGGGATCGTCGGCTAGGCAAATCATTTCGTTGGTGCCTTGGCGTAGCGTGACCAGCTTTCCATCAGAATTATAACCCAGCACCATGGCCCCATCGCGAGATGCTTCCGGGGCCGCCATAACTGCAGCGCCAATCTGAAGTTCAGGGGATGGAACCTGGGCATATGAGACAATTGTAAATAAACATAAAAACAAGGTGAGTGTATTTATTTTTTTCATAGTGATCTCCTTTTATAATAATGTAATCAATTCAATATTTAAGGACAAGTCATAAATTGTAATTGTATTAATTTTCTTTTCGGTAAGAAAAAATTACAAAAAACAAATCCCCCCAAAAAATCAATTCTAAGGCCAAGGTTTCCAAATCGCAAACCGGATTCAATGCACGAATTGATGTCATTCAGATGTAATCAATTGCAGCCTATGTAAGTTGTTGTTTTTTAAATAGATCCCGTCAAGACGGGAGGATATATTTTGGATTTTTGGACTTCCACAAGAAACCATTCTAATCCATGACTAAAATATCCTTTTCACATAACCTTATTAAGTCTGTGCATCAATGACAAAAACAAAACCTTCTTACTGTTTCAAATAAAATAGTCCATTTAATTTATTATTTTGAAATCCTTTTTCACTTGTTAATCCTGTCAAGAAATTCTTAAAGGATAGTAAGTAACTATTAAGTGCCATAACATCGTGGCACTTGTCAAGTAACAAATAAAAGCCCCTGTTGCAGGAAGCATACAGGGACTTGAGTTTACATGGCTCCCCTATAATTGAACAATTGAATAATCAGATTGGTTTGTTAATCTGAGGTTACAACATATTTAGAGAAATGAGGTATTTTTACGTTTTGAACATTAACATATCCGGTTAAAATATTTACGGTCACTGCTTCGTTCTCCATTTCTTCCCATTGACCACTTTCCGGATTATCATAGTAAACCCTGATTGCATTCGGATTAATACCTTCCAGATTCAAACCCATAGCATAAATATTCAAAATAGCCGGTTGGCCAAAAGTTAATCCAGCCGGGGTAAAATGTAACTCTAAACTAACATCATCGAGAACTAAAGTAATTTCCGTATCTTCACTAATCGTATTTGGTAATACTTCAAAAGAAATATTGGCATACACCAAACCTTCATCGTCAAGTGTATGATTCAATACCAGTATCCCACCTTCATCGGCTGAAATTGCCTGGGATACTGTAATAGTTTTTTTTAGGGATGGTTTGACGTTTTTGAATTTTAATATTTTGATTTTCTTTAAGGCCTTATCCTCATTTGGGACTACGGGTAACTTTTCCATGGAACAAGAGCTGATAAATAGTATCATCCCAACAAATATCCCGACGTTTAAAATCCCACCAAAATTTTTAATTCTTTCATTCATATTATAATCTCCTTCATTGGGTTTATGTTAATATCAAATTTATAGCTTCATCTTTTAGTTCTAGCAGTTCGCCAAGCAACAGCAGTAAACTGGTTTTATCAAGGGATAACATATCCGCGATTACTTGCTTGATTTCTTCTTGCTTTTTCGGGTTCATTACGTTCATGGTTAGAATAGAAAAGAGATTACTCAAAATTACAATACGAATAAATGGTTTGGCCGAGTTTTGGCTTTCGGAAAGTGAGTCAATATCATGTAGTGAGTGATACAAACAGACATCTTTAATTCGTTGCGGTAGTCTCCATCGATCACATAAAAGGCCACCTAAATAAGCGCTTGAAGGCAATGAATATTCTGCTTCAGCTTCACTAAACAGGCAGCCATTCATTTCAGCCAGCTTACTTATCGCTTTATAATGGTCGGGAAAGAATTTTAGGTAAACTAACTTACCAATATCATGCAATAAGCCTAATGTCCAAACTTCACCGGGATCCAGAAATGGTTCGTACTTAAGAGCCAGGTTTTTTGCGCAAAGTGCTGTATGAAGAGAATGTGACCAAACCTGGTTAAACAAGTCTTCTTCACCGTCAGCCAGGCCATTCATAATCGAAATGTTAAGGACGATCCTGTGAATTTCGTTAATGCCCAAATATGAAAGAGCCATTTTTACCTTGGTTACTTCAAAAGGCAAGCTATAATAAGCCGAATTTACAATTTTTGTAACTTGTGCAGTTAAGGCTGTGTCTTTTTGGATCAATTCAGTAATTTCCGTAAAGTCACCTTCCCCGGAATTGATGAGCTTTTGAATTTTTATCAAAATTGTCGGTAAAGCTGGTAAAGAGCAATGTTTATATAAAAAAGTCTTTGGATCTATATTTATTGGAGGAAGCATATTTAGTCTCAAAGGTTTAATATAAACTAATGTCCAATTTTAAGCCTTAATCTGCATTCTGGTGTTTATTATTTTCGGAATTACGAATTGTCAATTCAAAGTTGATATTATTTGTTTTTGGTTAAAATTATTTAGTACTGTACTCAAATAAGTTATTTATATAGTTAATGTCGCTTATTGATGACAAATGGTCACAAAAAACAAGATTATATTTTGATTAAATAATATAAACCAAACCTTATTTTTTTTACTTTAAAGCATAAAATATTCAAGTAATGGCGATTTTGTAAGAGTTTTGAGTTAAAACGCGATATATTATTACTGGTCGAAACTAAAAACGCTATTCAATGAAAAAGAAAAATGAAAAGAAACTAGCTGATCTGTTAATAAAAGCCCAGTCAGGAAATCGTGAATCACTTCAAATGTTATGCAAAGAATTAGAGGGATTTATACGTGGTTATTTTAGGCTAAAATTTAAAAATGATGAGATCGTAAATGACCTTTGTCAAGAAACTTATATAAGGTTTCTTAAAAGTATTTTGTTGGTCAGAGACAGAATGAAATTAAAAAGTTTTGTTGCAAAAGTAGCGTTGCACGTAATGCAAGACTATTTAAGACAGAAATATCGGTTAAGGGAAGAAAGTCTGGAAACGTCTTCTAAATCTAATGAAGAACAAGGAAAAATAAAGACGGAAGTTTTGCAACTTCTTACTGATGATTTCGATGGCCAGAGTATATTGAATAATATCGATTTATATAGAGCTTTCGATCAATTGTCTGAAAAATCAAGGAACATTTTGATGTTAAGGACCAAAGGACTTGACTATAAAGAGATATCTGCTAAGACCGGACTTTCGATTAGCGGCGTTAAGATGCAAATGAAAAGAAGCATAGAGCAATTAAGGTTAATTCTATTCTAAGTGACCTTTTATTTCATTAATTCGACTCTATATCTAGAACTTAATTCATCGAAAAATTAATGAAAAAAAAGAAAGGGTTGAAATGGATAATTGTTCGTGCGTATATGAAAAAGTAATATTCTTTAATGAGGTTAATGAAAATGAACGACAGAAAATTAAAAATCATGCGGATAATTGTAGTTCGTGTCATAAGGTTTTGCAACAAGTGGGAATAATTATGACTTCTTTGGATAGAGACATTAATCAACATTCCGTTGATGACGAACTTCTTCTTCGTTATAGTATCTATTTATCAGCGCCAAAAGAAGCGGATTACGACGGGAGAAAATTAACTCAATCCGAAATTGCGAATATTCGAGATCATATTGCCGGCTGCGGCGCATGCAGGAATAACGTGGAACAGTATTGTCAAGATTTTCAAGAAATTGAAGAATACTGGGAGAGAGAAAAACTTCCATCTTTGATGCTTAATCCTAAATTATTATTTGAAACTCTCAATCAAAGAATGGCTGGATTTCTGAAAAAAGTTGCTAACTATAACCCGTTTATTTTCAAACCGAGATTCTTTCCTATTGCACTTGGGACATCAGTTCTTGTAATCCTATTATGGGTTGGACCATTTTTTCGAGGGGATCAGATTCTGTACAATCAGTTAACATCTTTGGATGAGGTTTCGTTATTAACACGAAGTAGCTTGCCCGATCCTTTGAGTGAGGCCCTGTCTGCTTTTCATGAATCCAACTATAATCAATCAATTCAGGATTTGGAGAGCTTTATCTCTAGCAACACATCAGGCCCTTCGCTGTTCTATGCCCATTATGTATTGGGAATCTGTTATCTTTATGAAGCGCAAAGCGATTTTTTAGGGCGATTTCGAATATTTAATGCTATGTTAATTAACAAAGGAATTCAAAATTTTGAACGTGCCAGTGTTTTATCCGGGAATCCTGGAATTGAAGAGGATTGCCTTTGGTATATCGCGAAAGCTTTTATAATGAAAAAAGAAGAAGAGAAGGCTATACAAACCTTTGAAAGTATAATTCGTTTTGAAGGTAGGAGATTTAAAGAAGCCAAGGAAGCTTTGAATAGTATTGCCAGTTTGATGAATATTCGATAAGCATTACAAACCATCTTTGCTGCAATTTTATGACAAAAGTAAAACGATTGAGAGCAGCATTTTTGGGGATGATTAACGGGTTAATTTTCTTGACCTTGTCTATGCAAGGGTCTGCCTTTTCACAGGTAAACAGTTCCGGTCAAACTTA includes the following:
- a CDS encoding HDOD domain-containing protein gives rise to the protein MLPPINIDPKTFLYKHCSLPALPTILIKIQKLINSGEGDFTEITELIQKDTALTAQVTKIVNSAYYSLPFEVTKVKMALSYLGINEIHRIVLNISIMNGLADGEEDLFNQVWSHSLHTALCAKNLALKYEPFLDPGEVWTLGLLHDIGKLVYLKFFPDHYKAISKLAEMNGCLFSEAEAEYSLPSSAYLGGLLCDRWRLPQRIKDVCLYHSLHDIDSLSESQNSAKPFIRIVILSNLFSILTMNVMNPKKQEEIKQVIADMLSLDKTSLLLLLGELLELKDEAINLILT
- a CDS encoding MmgE/PrpD family protein, with amino-acid sequence MDTISRKWAQFTTKLQYEDLPKNVVDEVKRFLFDTIGCALGGYKVEDAEIFIEVLKESGGTPEATVIGSGDKTSAFNATLANSLMVRAMDYNDIYWKEDPSHPSDIIPAALSPGEVQKSTGKEIITAIVLAYEFEQRLCEFAKPGIRERKWHHATLTQFVSPLVAGRIYGLSENQIVNAIGISACHNFTPGVVAAGHLTMMKNTVDPLAVQSGVLAAQLAAKGYVGPEAIFEGKEGFVDTFGGEFDLDILVDGLGNSYRILECSMKAFPVEALSHAPISATLSLMRDNQLQHSDVEKVIVKVTHRAKDILADPTKYNPTSKETADHSLPYVISAAVVSGKITPEEFSKAKIMDPDIRAMLPKIEVVADEKIESVFPRLKAADVEIQLKNGKSFTKWIDYPKGDYRAPMSEEELLTKFHSLADPVMTRNCQEKIGEMIWNLETVPDIGQLMTNLKSDVAE
- a CDS encoding isocitrate/isopropylmalate dehydrogenase family protein — protein: MYKIAVLPGDGVGKEVMEAALLVLNKMNFEAEYKYGDIGWKFWCKEGCPLPDRTIQLLKETDVCLFGAITSKPKEEAQMELIPELQDKGLVYSSPIVGLRQLFNLHTNLRPCKAFAGNPLNYRDGIDLVVFRENTEDLYVGIEYHPLPAELMEVLNTTHPKMKRFADVPLEDIAISLRLLTRKGCQSIARQAFNYAKKHGYKTVTVVEKPNVVRETSGLMVRETRKIAKDFPGIDLWEANIDAMTMWLVKNPQDYGILLSTNMFGDIISDLSAQLVGGLGFASSGNIGDNYAVFEPTHGSAPKYAGQYKVNPMAMLLTTKLMFDYLGEKQHAEVLEKAIGRVIQEGKVRTYDMGGNNSTMEVAEAVANYL
- a CDS encoding sigma-70 family RNA polymerase sigma factor yields the protein MKKKNEKKLADLLIKAQSGNRESLQMLCKELEGFIRGYFRLKFKNDEIVNDLCQETYIRFLKSILLVRDRMKLKSFVAKVALHVMQDYLRQKYRLREESLETSSKSNEEQGKIKTEVLQLLTDDFDGQSILNNIDLYRAFDQLSEKSRNILMLRTKGLDYKEISAKTGLSISGVKMQMKRSIEQLRLILF